A portion of the Motacilla alba alba isolate MOTALB_02 chromosome 19, Motacilla_alba_V1.0_pri, whole genome shotgun sequence genome contains these proteins:
- the TRPV1 gene encoding transient receptor potential cation channel subfamily V member 1, whose translation MSSILGKMKKFGSFDMEESEVTDEHTDGEDSVQEAPDNPQGPLSSRVQPPKSNIFARRGRFVMGDSDKDMAPMDSFCQMDHLTAPSVIKFHVNSERGKLHKLLSTDSITGCSEKAFRFYDRRRIFDAVAQGNTKDLSDLLLYLNRTFKHLTDEEFKEPETGKTCLLKAMLNLHDGKNDTIPLLLDIARKTGTLKEFVNAEYTDNYYKGQTALHIAIERRNMYLVKLLVQNGADVHARACGEFFRKIKGKSGFYFGELPLSLAACTNQLCIVKFLLENPYQAANITAEDSMGNMVLHTLVEIADNTKDNTKFVTKMYNNILILGAKINPILKLEELTNKKGLTPLTLAAKTGKIGIFAYILRREIKDPECRHLSRKFTEWAYGPVHSSLYDLSCIDTCEKNSVLEILAYSSETPNRHEMLLVEPLNRLLQDKWDRFVKHLFYFNFFVYTMHITILTAAAYYRPVQKNEKPPFTFGYSTGEYFRVTGEILSVLGGLYFFFRGIQYFVQRRPSLRTLIVDGYSEVLFFVHSLLLLSSVVLYFCGQELYVASMVFSLALGWANMLYYTRGFQQMGIYSVMIAKMILRDLCRFMFVYLVFLLGFSTAVVTLIEDDNEGQETNISDYARCCHVRRGRTSYNSLYYTCLELFKFTIGMGDLEFTENYRFKSVFVILLVLYVILTYILLLNMLIALMGETVNKIAQESKSIWKLQRAITILDIENSYLNCLRHSFRSGKQVLVGITPDGQDDYRWCFRVDEVNWSTWNTNLGIINEDPGYSGDLRRNLSFSIKPGRVSGKHWKTLVPLLKDGEKRREEPHKPPEEVKLKPVLEPYFEPEDSEELKESIPKSA comes from the exons ATGTCCTCCATTCTTGGGAAGATGAAGAAGTTTGGCAGTTTTGACATGGAGGAATCTGAAGTGACAGATGAACACACAGATGGGGAGGACTCTGTCCAGGAAGCCCCTGACAACCCCCAGGGCCCGCTCAGCTCCAGGGTGCAGCCACccaaaagcaacatttttgcAAGACGGGGCCGCTTTGTGATGGGGGACAGCGACAAGGACATGGCTCCCATGGACTCCTTCTGCCAGATGGATCACCTGACAGCACCTTCTGTCATCAAATTCCACGTGAATTCAGAGAGGGGCAAACTTCACAA GCTCCTATCTACAGATTCCatcacaggctgctcagaaaaAGCTTTCAGGTTTTATGACCGCAGGAGGATCTTTGATGCTGTAGCCCAAGGCAACACAAAGGACCTCAGTGACCTGCTACTCTACCTTAACAGAACCTTCAAGCATCTCACAGATGAGGAGTTCAAAG agcCTGAAACTGGCAAAACCTGTTTACTGAAAGCCATGCTGAATCTACATGATGGGAAAAATGATACCATTCCCTTGCTGCTGGATATTGCAAGGAAAACTGGAACTCTGAAAGAGTTTGTTAATGCAGAATATACTGACAACTACTACAAGG GCCAGACTGCTCTTCACATTGCCATCGAGAGGAGGAACATGTACCTGGTGAAGCTCCTGGTCCAGAATGGAGCAGATGTTCATGCCAGAGCCTGTGGGGAATTCTTCAGGAAAATCAAAGGGAAATCTGGCTTTTATTTTG GAGAGCTGCCTTTGTCCCTGGCTGCCTGCACCAACCAGCTCTGCATTGTGAAATTCCTCCTGGAGAATCCCTACCAGGCAGCCAACATCACTGCTGAGGACTCCATGGGCAACATGGTCCTGCACACGCTGGTGGAGATTGCAGATAACACCAAGGATAACACCAAGTTTGTGACCAAGATGTATAATAACATATTGATCCTTGGTGCCAAAATCAATCCCATCCTCAAGCTGGAAGAACTCACCAACAAGAAAGGGCTGACTCCTTTAACTCTGGCAGCCAAAACAGGGAAGATAGGG ATTTTCGCTTACATCCTCAGACGGGAGATCAAAGACCCCGAGTGCAGACACTTGTCCAGGAAGTTCACTGAATGGGCCTATGGACCTGTCCACTCCTCTCTTTATGACCTGTCCTGTATAGACACCTGTGAGAAAAATTCAGTGCTTGAGATCCTTGCCTACAGCAGTGAGACACCA AACCGTCACGAGATGCTGCTGGTGGAGCCCCTTAACAGGCTGCTGCAAGACAAGTGGGACCGCTTTGTCAAGCACTTGTTTTACTTCAACTTCTTTGTCTACACCATGCACATCACCAtcctcactgcagctgcttaCTACAGACCTGTACAGAAGAATGAAAAG CCTCCCTTCACCTTTGGTTACAGCACTGGGGAATATTTTCGAGTAACTGGAGAGATCCTGAGTGTACTGGGAggcctctatttttttttcagaggg ATCCAGTATTTCGTGCAGAGGCGCCCATCACTCAGGACACTGATAGTTGATGGCTACAGTGAGGTTCTTTT CTTCGtccactccctgctcctgctgagctctgtggtgCTGTACTTCTGTGGCCAGGAGCTCTACGTGGCTTCCATGGTGTTCTCCTtggccctgggctgggccaACATGCTCTACTACACCCGTGGCTTCCAGCAGATGGGGATTTACTCGGTCATGATCGCCAAG ATGATCCTTAGAGATTTATGTCGCTTCATGTTTGTCTATCTCGTATTCCTCTTGGGATTTTCTACAG CTGTGGTGACTTTGATTGAAGATGACAACGAGGGGCAGGAAACAAATATCTCTGACTATGCCAGGTGCTGCCACGTGAGACGGGGCCGCACCTCCTACAACAGCCTCTACTACACCTGCCTGGAGCTCTTCAAGTTCACCATTGGCATGGGGGACCTGGAGTTCACAGAGAACTACAGGTTCAAGTCTGTGTTTGTCATCCTGCTGGTGCTCTATGTCATCCTCACCTACATCCTCCTGCTCAACATGCTCATTGCACTGATGGGGGAGACCGTCAACAAAATTGCACAGGAGAGCAAGAGCATCTGGAAACTCCAG AGAGCCATCACAATCCTGGACATTGAGAACAGCTACTTGAACTGTCTGAGGCACTCGTTCCGCTCTGGGAAGCAAGTCCTGGTGGGGATCACCCCTGATGGCCAAGATGATTACAGATGGTGCTTCAG GGTTGATGAAGTGAACTGGTCCACGTGGAACACTAATCTGGGCATCATCAACGAAGACCCTGGGTACTCTGGGGACCTCAGACGAAATCTCAGTTTCTCCATTAAGCCTGGCAGAG TTTCAGGGAAGCACTGGAAAACATTGGTTCCACTTCTAAAAGACggagagaagaggagagaagagcctCACAAGCCACCAGAAGAAGTCAAATTAAAACCTGTTTTGGAGCCTTATTTTGAGCCAGAAGATTCTGAGGAGTTGAAAGAGTCAATTCCAAAGTCAGCCTAA
- the SHPK gene encoding sedoheptulokinase: protein MGVVPPACAGQGGSHPLMAAAGEPGPACVLGIDLGTTSVKAALVTGTERGLALAQSCSRETQSHSDSPGAAPQAMEQDVQEIIRALNECLAALPQQQLQQVTHIGVSGQMHGVVFWKSDKGCKWSESGTGPAFEPEQVSHLVTWQDGRCSPTFLASLPLPQSHVSLATGFGCATVFWYSKNSPDFLKAYDAAGTIQDYVVAMLCDLKKPLMSVQNAAGWGYFNCRKKSWNTDVLKKSSFPVHLLPEVGDPGSIAGRTTCAWHGIPKGAKVGIALGDFQCSVYSCLTERTDAVLNISTSAQLAISMPLGFQPPEAPDPSSAVTYFPYFNGDYLAVAASLNGGNVLATFVGMVAQWAQELGFQVQESAIYTRIIQAALAQKHSKLSVRPTVFGERHLPELLASVSSIGASELSLGHVTRALCRGLVENLCSMLPVQHLEELGVRRILGSGSALARNEVLRQEVERIFPFPVVYGKDVDAAVGAAMVMFHSK, encoded by the exons ATGGGTGTTGTTCCGCCTGCCTGTGCCGGGCAAGGTGGCAGCCATCCCCTCATGGCCGCGGCGGGCGAGCCTGGGCCCGCCTGTGTGCTGGGCATTGACCTGGGCACGACGTCGGTGAAGGCAGCgctggtgacagggacagagcGAGGGCTGGcgctggcacagagctgctccagggagacGCAGTCACACAGCGATAGCCCGGGAGCTGCACCGCAG GCAATGGAGCAGGACGTCCAGGAAATCATAAGAGCATTGAATGAATGCCTCgctgctctgcctcagcagcagcttcagcaagTCACCCACATTGGTGTTTCTGGACAAATGCACGGGGTTGTGTTTTGGAAAAGTGATAAAG ggtGCAAGTGGTCAGAGAGTGGCACAGGCCCTGCCTTTGAGCCAGAGCAGGTCAGCCACCTGGTCACCTGGCAGGATGGCCGCTGCAGCCCCACCTTCCTCgcttcccttcctctgcctcagTCACACGTGAGCCTGGCTACAGGATTTGGATGTGCCACAGTCTTCTGGTATTCAAAGAACAG TCCAGATTTTCTGAAGGCTTATGATGCAGCTGGCACCATCCAGGACTACGTGGTTGCCATGCTGTGTGACCTGAAGAAGCCACTGATGTCTGTCCAgaatgctgctggctggggataTTTTAACTGCAGAAAGAAGAGCTGGAATACTGACGT ATTGAAAAAATCCAGCTTTCCTGTCCACTTGCTTCCAGAGGTGGGAGACCCTGGCAGTATTGCAGGCAGGACAACCTGTGCATGGCATGGAATACCCAAAGGAGCAAAAGTGGGAATTGCTCTGGGAGATTTCCAGTGCTCTGTTTATTCCTGTCTGACTGAGAGGACTGATGCAG TTCTTAATATCAGCACCTCTGCTCAGCTGGCCATCTCAATGCCCCTGGGTTTCCAGCCTCCAGAGGCACCAGATCCTTCCTCAGCTGTCACTTATTTTCCCTACTTCAATGGCGACTACTTGGCAGTGGCAGCATCACTCAATGGAGGGAATGTGCTTGCAACATTTGTGGGAATGGTGGCACAGTGGGCACAAGAGCTGG GATTTCAGGTTCAGGAATCTGCCATCTACACAAGGATAATCCAAGCAGCCTTGGCCCAAAAGCACAGCAAGCTCTCGGTCCGCCCAACCGTATTTGGAGAGAGACaccttcctgagctgctggcatcagTGAGCAGCATTGGTGCCTCTGAGCTGTCCCTGGGCCATGTCACCAGAGCCCTGTGCCGTGGCCTCGTGGAGAACCTGTGCTCCATGTTACCTGTGCAgcacctggaggagctgggggtcaGGAGGATCCTGGGCAGTGGCAGTGCCCTTGCCAGGAACGAGGTGCTGAGGCAGGAAGTGGAGAGGATTTTTCCATTCCCTGTGGTTTATGGGAAGGATGtggatgctgctgtgggggCAGCTATGGTGATGTTTCATAGTAAATAA
- the CTNS gene encoding cystinosin isoform X1, giving the protein MAPGGGRCDVVGAGRRVHRRSPHVRAEKGRTGTARGTEGGGLPPAPRYRRLHSGVFQSTRVLRSAGAPEERASGLQVPACTAAHRQRRGFSTMRTRSLLPALLSLSLALLGPGDGAIVLSVPEVVSLESGSSTNITVSLRAPLNETLVITLNITHSSKHSTIVELPDEVQFPAGHTKADFQVKADDVGQVTVYLYPNNSNLTGPRIQFQVIHSIIVRYADEVIGWIYFVAWSISFYPQLFENWRRKSVVGLSFDFIALNLTGFIAYSVFNVGLFWIPLIKEEFLVSYPSGVNPVAINDVFFSLHAVALTLLTIIQCCIYERAGQKVSKVVVGLLALAWIFTFTTLFLAAAEVMTWLQFLFCFSYIKLAVTLIKYFPQAYMNFRRKSTEGWSIGNVLLDFTGGSFSLLQMFLQSYNNDEWRLIFGDPTKFGLGVFSIIFDVVFMAQHYCLYRRRGYEPCE; this is encoded by the exons ATGGCCCCTGGGGGCGGCCGCTGCGACGTGGTGGGCGCTGGGCGGAGAGTCCACAGGCGGTCGCCTCACGTGAGAGCTGAAAAGGGAAGAACCGGGACGGCGCGGGGCACTGAAGGGGGTGGGTTGCCGCCCGCTCCCCGGTACCGCCGCCTCCACAGCGGCGTGTTCCAAAGCACCCGGGTACTCCGCTCCGCAGGAGCGCCGGAGGAAAGAGCGTCAGGACTACAAGTCCCAGCGTGCACCGCGGCGCACCGCCAGCGGCGAGG cttttccaccATGAGGACGCGATCCCTGCTCCCCGCTCTGCTGAGCCTCTCGCTGGCGCTGCTGGGGCCTGGCG ATGGAGCCATTGTGTTGTCAGTGCCTGAAGTGGTTTCTCTAGAAAGTGGAAGTTCAACAAACATCACAGTCTCTCTGAG GGCTCCACTAAATGAGACACTGGTGATAACTCTTAATATTACACACTCCTCAAAGCACAGCACCATTGTTGAACTTCCTGATGAG GTACAGTTCCCTGCAGGTCACACTAAAGCAGACTTCCAAGTGAAAGCAGATGATGTGGGACAAGTTACAGTTTACCTTTATCCTAATAATTCCAATTTAACTGG GCCTAGGATTCAATTTCAAGTGATCCACAGCATCATAGTGAGATATGCTGATGAGGTGATTGGCTGGATCTATTTCGTCGCCTGGTCCATCTCCTTTTATCCTCAACTCTTTGAGAACTGGCGAAGGAAAAG TGTTGTTGGACTAAGCTTTGACTTCATAGCATTAAACCTTACTGGCTTTATAGCATACAGTGTGTTTAATGTTGGGCTCTTCTGGATTCCCTTGATTAAG GAGGAATTCCTGGTCAGTTATCCCAGCGGGGTGAACCCTGTGGCCATCAATGATGTTTTCTTCAGTCTCCACGCAGTAGCCCTGACCCTCCTCACCATCATTCAGTGCTGCATCTACGAG AGAGCAGGTCAGAAAGTATCCAAAGTTGTTGTTGGACTCCTGGCACTTGCATGGATCTTCACCTTCACAACGCtgttcctggctgcagctgaggtGATGACATGGCTGCAGTTCTTGTTCTGCTTCTCCTACATTAAGTTAGCAGTCACACTCATCAAATACTTCCCACAG GCCTACATGAATTTCCGTCGGAAGAGCACTGAGGGATGGAGTATTGGAAATGTGTTACTGGACTTCACAGGGGGAAGCTTCAGCCTTCTCCAGATGTTTCTGCAGTCATACAACAATG ATGAGTGGAGGTTAATCTTTGGAGATCCAACCAAGTTTGGTCTGGGTGTCTTCTCCATCATCTTTGATGTTGTTTTCATGGCCCAGCACTACTGCCTGTACAGGAGACGAGGGTATGAACCTTGTGAATAA
- the CTNS gene encoding cystinosin isoform X2 has product MRTRSLLPALLSLSLALLGPGDGAIVLSVPEVVSLESGSSTNITVSLRAPLNETLVITLNITHSSKHSTIVELPDEVQFPAGHTKADFQVKADDVGQVTVYLYPNNSNLTGPRIQFQVIHSIIVRYADEVIGWIYFVAWSISFYPQLFENWRRKSVVGLSFDFIALNLTGFIAYSVFNVGLFWIPLIKEEFLVSYPSGVNPVAINDVFFSLHAVALTLLTIIQCCIYERAGQKVSKVVVGLLALAWIFTFTTLFLAAAEVMTWLQFLFCFSYIKLAVTLIKYFPQAYMNFRRKSTEGWSIGNVLLDFTGGSFSLLQMFLQSYNNDEWRLIFGDPTKFGLGVFSIIFDVVFMAQHYCLYRRRGYEPCE; this is encoded by the exons ATGAGGACGCGATCCCTGCTCCCCGCTCTGCTGAGCCTCTCGCTGGCGCTGCTGGGGCCTGGCG ATGGAGCCATTGTGTTGTCAGTGCCTGAAGTGGTTTCTCTAGAAAGTGGAAGTTCAACAAACATCACAGTCTCTCTGAG GGCTCCACTAAATGAGACACTGGTGATAACTCTTAATATTACACACTCCTCAAAGCACAGCACCATTGTTGAACTTCCTGATGAG GTACAGTTCCCTGCAGGTCACACTAAAGCAGACTTCCAAGTGAAAGCAGATGATGTGGGACAAGTTACAGTTTACCTTTATCCTAATAATTCCAATTTAACTGG GCCTAGGATTCAATTTCAAGTGATCCACAGCATCATAGTGAGATATGCTGATGAGGTGATTGGCTGGATCTATTTCGTCGCCTGGTCCATCTCCTTTTATCCTCAACTCTTTGAGAACTGGCGAAGGAAAAG TGTTGTTGGACTAAGCTTTGACTTCATAGCATTAAACCTTACTGGCTTTATAGCATACAGTGTGTTTAATGTTGGGCTCTTCTGGATTCCCTTGATTAAG GAGGAATTCCTGGTCAGTTATCCCAGCGGGGTGAACCCTGTGGCCATCAATGATGTTTTCTTCAGTCTCCACGCAGTAGCCCTGACCCTCCTCACCATCATTCAGTGCTGCATCTACGAG AGAGCAGGTCAGAAAGTATCCAAAGTTGTTGTTGGACTCCTGGCACTTGCATGGATCTTCACCTTCACAACGCtgttcctggctgcagctgaggtGATGACATGGCTGCAGTTCTTGTTCTGCTTCTCCTACATTAAGTTAGCAGTCACACTCATCAAATACTTCCCACAG GCCTACATGAATTTCCGTCGGAAGAGCACTGAGGGATGGAGTATTGGAAATGTGTTACTGGACTTCACAGGGGGAAGCTTCAGCCTTCTCCAGATGTTTCTGCAGTCATACAACAATG ATGAGTGGAGGTTAATCTTTGGAGATCCAACCAAGTTTGGTCTGGGTGTCTTCTCCATCATCTTTGATGTTGTTTTCATGGCCCAGCACTACTGCCTGTACAGGAGACGAGGGTATGAACCTTGTGAATAA
- the TAX1BP3 gene encoding tax1-binding protein 3, with amino-acid sequence MAFVPGQPVTAVVQRIEIHKLRQGDNLILGFSIGGGIDQDPAQNPFSEDKTDKGIYVTRVTAGGPAEVAGLQIGDKIMQVNGWDMTMVTHDQARKRLTKRNEEVVRLLVTRQSLQKAVQQSMMS; translated from the exons ATGGCGTTCGTACCGGGACAGCCGGTCACCGCCGTGGTG caAAGAATTGAAATACATAAGCTTCGTCAAGGTGACAATTTGATTCTGGGATTCAGCATTGGGGGTGGCATTGATCAGGACCCTGCTCAGAATCCTTTCTCTGAAGACAAGACTGACAAG GGTATCTATGTAACAAGGGTGACAGCGGGAGGCCCAGCAGAAGTTGCAGGACTCCAGATTGGAGATAAGATCATGCAG gTGAATGGCTGGGATATGACAATGGTGACCCATGACCAGGCCAGGAAGAGGCTGACCAAAAGGAACGAGGAGGTGGTCCGGCTGCTGGTGACCAGGCAGTCCCTGCAGAAGGCTGTGCAGCAATCCATGATGTCCTAA
- the EMC6 gene encoding ER membrane protein complex subunit 6 translates to MAAVVAKREGPQFISEAAVRGNAAILDYCRTSVSALSGATAGILGLTGLHGFIFYFLASVLLSVLLVLKAGRRWNKYFKSRRPLFTGGLVGGLFTYVLFWTFLYGMVHVY, encoded by the coding sequence ATGGCCGCCGTGGTGGCCAAGCGCGAGGGGCCGCAGTTCATCAGCGAGGCGGCGGTGCGGGGCAACGCGGCCATCCTGGACTATTGCCGCACCTCGGTGTCCGCCCTGTCGGGCGCCACGGCCGGCATCCTCGGCCTCACCGGCCTGCACGGCTTCATCTTCTACTTCCTGGCCTCCGTCCTCCTCTCcgtgctgctggtgctgaaaGCGGGGCGGCGGTGGAACAAGTACTTCAAGTCGCGGAGGCCGCTGTTCACGGGGGGGCTCGTGGGAGGGCTCTTCACCTACGTCCTGTTCTGGACTTTCCTGTACGGAATGGTTCACGTGTACTGA